The sequence TCCAACCCTGCCCCAACGGCGTTCTCCCAAGACAAGCGCGGGGTTAACGGCTGCCAGCGCCGGATGCGGGCCAGAGGCCCGCGCTCTCAGGAAAAAGGTACGCTTAATCCTCTGTGCCACTGGCGTGAGCATTCCTGTCGAGCCACGCCAAATCCCGCTTATCCTCGTCGTGGCATCAACACCGTATAATCAAAATCGAGTACCACTGCCGGATCGTAGTTTCCTTCCGCATCCCGATACGGAAAATCGTGACACGGGCGATCCTTGGTGGCGACGGTGCGTATCCGCAGCGCACCAATATCCGTTCGCCCCGGAATTTCCATTTTGGCGAGGATTTCCGACCAGGCGTAGATGGTGTCGCCGGCGAAACTGGGGTTGGTGTGGCGACCGCTGTTAATGGCAGCAATGCTCAGCGCGTTAGCCAGACCGTTGAACGAGAGCGAACGGGCCAGACTGATGATGTGCCCGCCATAAACGATTCGGCGTCCGAACCGCCCTTCGCGTTCAACGTGGAGATTGAAGTGAACCCGCGCTGTGTTCTGGTAAAGCCGGGTAGCCTGCATATGTTCGGCTTCTTCAATCGTCACGCCATCGACGTGATCGATCTTCTCACCAACCTCGTAGTCTTCCCACAGGTAGGTGCTGCCGGCATGATCCAGATTGTACGTAGCAGGTGATACCTGATAGGGTACGGTCAATTGA comes from Chloroflexus sp. Y-396-1 and encodes:
- a CDS encoding MaoC family dehydratase, with translation MSVKTNPGNFFEDFRVGQTIVHATPRTVTEGDVALYTSLYGSRFALTSSTPFAQALGLARAPLDSLLVFHIVFGKTVPDISLNAIANLGYAGGRFGAIVYPGDTLSTTSTVIGLRQNKDGKTGVVYVHSVGTNQRGEMVLEYTRWVMVRKRDLNAPAPEPVVPTLPDSVPVDQLTVPYQVSPATYNLDHAGSTYLWEDYEVGEKIDHVDGVTIEEAEHMQATRLYQNTARVHFNLHVEREGRFGRRIVYGGHIISLARSLSFNGLANALSIAAINSGRHTNPSFAGDTIYAWSEILAKMEIPGRTDIGALRIRTVATKDRPCHDFPYRDAEGNYDPAVVLDFDYTVLMPRRG